In Gigantopelta aegis isolate Gae_Host unplaced genomic scaffold, Gae_host_genome ctg2720_pilon_pilon:::debris, whole genome shotgun sequence, the DNA window gcacttttttttaaagtgtaaatGGAATTTTTCTTGGAGGGTGTACAACTGGTTTGGCATCTTGGTTAATCACAATATGGTGTTTCACTCCTTTAATTTTACCAAGTCCATGAAACAATTCTTTTGATCCATTCACAATTTCTTTGtaatttggaacatcactgtttTCCTTATTTTGAACATCATCAAACacggtgaatttttttttgatcAAATTAAGTTCAGTACAAGCTTGTAACCCCAATATTGGAACAACATCGGCATCAACAACTTGAAATTCAAGAGTGTAGAACTGTGATTTGTATCCAACCGATAGGATAGTTTTCCCCATTGGTTGTAACTTATGTCCAGAGTATGAAATTAATTTCACACGTGACTTGTGTAGTTGTCTTCCTCCCAAGGATTTATA includes these proteins:
- the LOC121391609 gene encoding uncharacterized protein LOC121391609; its protein translation is MHSHFEIVSENESDSEDGVCIDALFKNQTRNEDWKIEVEINEDLVQLKLDIGAQCSVISKDFYKSLGGRQLHKSRVKLISYSGHKLQPMGKTILSVGYKSQFYTLEFQVVDADVVPILGLQACTELNLIKKKFTVFDDVQNKENSDVPNYKEIVNGSKELFHGLGKIKGVKHHIVINQDAKPVVHPPRKIPFTL